A stretch of DNA from bacterium:
GCAGGCACGACGAGAGCAGTCGTCGATATGATGCGTGAGAAAGGCGTCAAGGCGGGCCTTTTGAAGATCAGAATGTTTAGACCCTTCCCGTCGGAGCTCGTCGCACAACGCCTCGGGCACTGCAAAGCGGTCGCGATTCTGGACAGGTCCGATTCGTTCGGGGCCCAGGGCGGGCCAGTTGCTCACGAGGTTCGTTCGGCAATCTGCAACCTGCCAACGGTGCCGAAGGCGATCCAGTTCGTGTATGGCCTTGGTGGACGCGACTTGAATACCGAGGACGTAGCTAACGTCTTCGAGGAGCTTCAGAAGATTGCAAGGACGGGCAAGGTTGAGCAGGTGTTTGATTACATCACGGTCAGAAATTGATTGATCGAGGAGGAATATAAATGGTTACGCTAAAAGAGTTAACTCACCGCAACCCTGGCCTTGCGCCCGGGCATCGTCTCTGTGCGGGCTGTGTGGCGAGCATCGTGGTGAAGCAAGTCATCCTTGCGTCCGACAAGCCGGTCATCGTCGCGAATGCGACTGGCTGCCTGGAGGTGGCCACGACAATCTATCCCTATACTGCTTGGACAGTTCCCTGGATACACAACGCCTTCGAGAACGCCGCATCCACGATGAGCGGCGTTGAGACGATGTATCGCGCGCTAAAGAAGCAGGGCAAATACGACAAGGATGTGAACTTTGTGGCCTTTGCTGGCGATGGTGGGACCTATGACATTGGGCTACAGGCCATCTCTGGAGCGCTTGAGCGAAGACACAAGTTCGTCTTCGTCTGCTACGACAACGAGGCCTACATGAACACGGGCATCCAGCGCTCCGGCGCGACGCCGTTTAGGGCAGACACGACCACTTGCCCAGCCGGCAAGCTGATACCGGGCAAGCCCGAGCACAGGAAGGACCTGACCGCGATCATTGCGGCGCACCATATCCCCTACGTGGCACAGTGTTCGCCTCACGATTGGCGGGACGTTTTCTCGAAGGCACAGAAGGCTTATGCGGCGGATGGTCCGGCTTTCTTGAACGTTCTGTCAACGTGCCATCGCGGCTGGCGGCTTCCGATGAACAGATCGTTAGAGGTTCTTAAGATGGCCGTAGAGACGCGGTTCTGGCCCCTTTTTGAGGTGGTCGATGACAAGTGGAAGATCACCTACAAGCCGAAGGAGAAGGTGCCGATAGTTGAATGGTTGAAGATGCAGGGAAGATATGCCCACCTGATGAAGCCAGGCAACGAGCACATAATTGAGGAGTTCCAGGCATCGATCGACAAGCAATGGGACGACCTCCTGCGCCGCGAGAGCTGCGGCGTCTGAGTGCGAGCTGATGAGATAGCTTTCAAGGGGCGAACCTTCGGGCTCGCCCCCGCGTTGCACGTGTTACCAGTGCATGGCCAGGCATTGCCAGTTAGGCTGGGATTGGTCGGCATCAAACCGATCAACAGTCACGCCTGTTCATCTCGTCCACCCATCGGTTTAGCTAGACATCTAACGCCTAACGCGGGGATTCACGAGCAGAAGTTTCTTGTCGGCACTTTCTGGGGGTACTTAAAACATAAGCAATGAAGCGCCTGTTGTTGACCCCAATAGGCATATCGACGTAGCGCCCCAGCAAGACT
This window harbors:
- a CDS encoding thiamine pyrophosphate-dependent enzyme, yielding MVTLKELTHRNPGLAPGHRLCAGCVASIVVKQVILASDKPVIVANATGCLEVATTIYPYTAWTVPWIHNAFENAASTMSGVETMYRALKKQGKYDKDVNFVAFAGDGGTYDIGLQAISGALERRHKFVFVCYDNEAYMNTGIQRSGATPFRADTTTCPAGKLIPGKPEHRKDLTAIIAAHHIPYVAQCSPHDWRDVFSKAQKAYAADGPAFLNVLSTCHRGWRLPMNRSLEVLKMAVETRFWPLFEVVDDKWKITYKPKEKVPIVEWLKMQGRYAHLMKPGNEHIIEEFQASIDKQWDDLLRRESCGV